A single window of Selenomonas sputigena DNA harbors:
- a CDS encoding L7Ae/L30e/S12e/Gadd45 family ribosomal protein, with protein sequence MTLESLRDAERVIGVKQVTKAVQKSRADAVFLADDADERVTQPLLDLASEIGVQVVHVPTMQELGKACSIEVGAAAAAVLKETMIK encoded by the coding sequence ATGACGTTGGAATCGCTGAGGGACGCGGAGCGGGTCATCGGGGTCAAGCAGGTCACGAAGGCCGTGCAGAAGAGCCGTGCGGATGCCGTTTTTTTGGCGGACGATGCGGATGAACGCGTGACGCAGCCGCTTCTCGATCTCGCGAGTGAGATCGGCGTGCAAGTCGTGCATGTCCCCACGATGCAGGAGCTTGGAAAGGCTTGCTCCATCGAGGTCGGCGCCGCTGCGGCAGCCGTACTGAAGGAAACGATGATAAAATAA
- the csx19 gene encoding CRISPR-associated protein Csx19 translates to MSIELALEDQMCIQQGSSERLAVSLARKEAALCEKLEVLGMKEANVVVWQVHGITWGRWQNGSLKLAGDAAKKCSLWLELRVFNEEEELHLKKSGDMWLGRWRKDGAGEATEYVDSISRFWGERVEAADAPEGYMKLEDAARKLKQILPQAEERAKYYGLVTRSYIGYEATGQAGYADYRYVRIAAADVEGGMEDGNAR, encoded by the coding sequence ATGAGCATCGAACTGGCATTGGAAGATCAGATGTGCATACAGCAGGGAAGCTCAGAGAGGCTCGCCGTAAGTCTCGCGAGGAAGGAAGCCGCCCTCTGCGAAAAGCTCGAAGTGCTCGGCATGAAGGAAGCGAATGTCGTCGTCTGGCAGGTGCACGGCATCACTTGGGGACGCTGGCAGAACGGCTCGCTCAAGCTGGCAGGCGATGCGGCTAAGAAGTGCAGCCTGTGGCTGGAACTGCGCGTATTCAACGAGGAAGAAGAGCTTCATTTGAAGAAGAGCGGCGACATGTGGCTCGGGCGTTGGCGCAAGGACGGCGCGGGCGAGGCGACGGAATACGTTGACAGCATCTCACGCTTCTGGGGCGAGAGAGTAGAGGCAGCGGATGCGCCCGAAGGCTATATGAAGCTCGAAGATGCAGCGCGAAAGCTCAAGCAGATTTTGCCGCAGGCCGAAGAGCGCGCGAAATACTACGGCTTGGTGACGCGCAGCTATATCGGCTACGAGGCGACGGGGCAGGCCGGCTATGCGGACTATCGCTATGTGCGCATAGCGGCGGCGGATGTGGAAGGAGGTATGGAAGATGGCAATGCGAGATGA
- the rpsG gene encoding 30S ribosomal protein S7 gives MPRKGAVPRRDVLPDPVYKSKTVTKFINKVMLSGKKSVAERVVYDAFETIRAKTGKDPLEVFETALKNVMPVLEVRARRVGGANYQVPVEVRPDRRMTLGIRWLVNYARLRGEKTMDERLSGELMDAANNTGAAIKKKEDTHKMAEANKAFAHYRW, from the coding sequence ATGCCAAGAAAAGGTGCCGTACCCAGACGTGACGTGTTGCCGGATCCGGTATACAAGTCCAAGACGGTTACAAAATTTATCAACAAGGTGATGCTCTCGGGCAAGAAGAGTGTTGCCGAGCGCGTCGTTTACGATGCGTTTGAGACGATCCGCGCCAAGACGGGCAAGGATCCTCTGGAGGTCTTCGAGACGGCTCTGAAGAATGTCATGCCGGTTCTCGAGGTGCGCGCACGCCGTGTCGGTGGTGCGAATTATCAGGTGCCGGTTGAGGTTCGTCCCGATCGCCGCATGACGCTCGGCATTCGCTGGCTTGTGAACTACGCAAGACTGCGCGGCGAGAAGACCATGGACGAGAGGCTTTCGGGCGAGCTCATGGACGCAGCGAACAATACGGGCGCGGCGATCAAGAAAAAAGAAGATACGCATAAGATGGCTGAGGCTAATAAGGCATTCGCTCATTATCGTTGGTAA
- the rpsL gene encoding 30S ribosomal protein S12, translated as MPTINQLVRKSRKSMQEKSNAPALKNCPQKRGVCTRVYTTTPKKPNSALRKVARVRLTNSIEVTAYIPGIGHNLQEHSVVLIRGGRVKDLPGVRYHIIRGSLDTAGVQDRGQARSKYGAKRAKKK; from the coding sequence ATGCCTACAATTAATCAGCTGGTTCGCAAGAGCCGCAAGAGCATGCAGGAGAAATCGAATGCACCGGCACTGAAGAATTGCCCGCAGAAGCGTGGCGTCTGCACGAGGGTCTACACGACGACCCCGAAGAAGCCGAACTCGGCTCTCCGCAAGGTCGCCCGTGTTCGCTTGACGAACAGCATCGAGGTGACGGCATACATTCCCGGTATTGGCCATAATCTGCAGGAGCATAGCGTTGTCTTGATCCGCGGCGGCCGTGTCAAGGATCTGCCTGGTGTTCGCTACCACATCATCCGTGGTTCGCTGGATACGGCGGGCGTTCAGGATCGCGGTCAGGCGAGGTCGAAGTACGGCGCGAAGCGCGCGAAGAAGAAGTGA
- the cas1 gene encoding CRISPR-associated endonuclease Cas1 encodes MCVIYMMSEETKAIKDHGRLILYRRDEKVASQPIRHISGVVVTKQAHITMPLVYALLEEGIPISYMDFRGRVLGVLGGEQISLEHLFRQKEVMERPKEQIRLVREIVCRKIGSQRRLLKEYSYRERELQAMAAIGRLAACAHKAKYLMDLEVLRGMEGAASRAYFSAFPCLLNEKIWRWEGRAQHPAHDAVNALLNYGYAFLEKEVRLALAGSGLDARLGFFHANNGRKDSLVYDMMEPYRHDVLDRLVLNLLRGGSFTPDDFFVTGEECRLSPAAKKIWAAHYENYMEKPTARYDGLSPREMIRREIENFGTRVLRKKGDGDV; translated from the coding sequence ATGTGTGTCATTTATATGATGTCGGAGGAAACGAAAGCGATTAAGGATCATGGCAGGTTGATTCTTTATCGTAGGGATGAGAAGGTGGCGAGCCAGCCGATTCGTCATATTTCGGGTGTCGTGGTGACGAAGCAGGCGCATATAACGATGCCGCTGGTCTATGCCCTGTTGGAGGAAGGGATTCCGATTTCCTACATGGATTTTCGCGGACGCGTTTTGGGCGTCTTGGGCGGGGAGCAGATTTCTCTTGAGCATCTGTTTCGACAAAAAGAGGTGATGGAGCGCCCGAAGGAGCAGATTCGGCTCGTACGGGAGATTGTCTGCCGCAAGATTGGCAGCCAGCGCAGGCTGCTTAAGGAGTACAGCTATCGTGAACGGGAACTGCAGGCGATGGCGGCCATCGGCCGTCTTGCCGCATGTGCACATAAGGCGAAATATCTGATGGATCTAGAGGTGCTGCGCGGCATGGAGGGGGCAGCGTCGAGGGCCTATTTTTCGGCATTTCCGTGTCTGCTTAATGAAAAGATTTGGCGCTGGGAAGGTCGTGCGCAGCATCCAGCGCACGATGCGGTCAATGCGCTTTTGAACTACGGCTATGCGTTTCTTGAAAAGGAAGTGCGTCTTGCTTTGGCGGGCAGCGGACTGGATGCGCGTTTGGGCTTCTTTCATGCGAACAACGGACGCAAGGATAGCCTCGTCTACGACATGATGGAGCCGTACCGCCATGATGTGCTCGACCGTCTCGTTTTGAATCTCCTTCGCGGCGGGTCTTTCACGCCCGATGATTTTTTTGTGACGGGTGAGGAGTGCCGTCTTTCGCCAGCAGCGAAGAAGATTTGGGCGGCGCACTATGAAAACTATATGGAGAAACCGACGGCACGCTATGACGGGCTTTCACCGCGTGAGATGATTCGCCGCGAGATAGAAAACTTCGGCACTCGGGTTTTAAGGAAGAAAGGGGATGGTGACGTATGA
- the cas6 gene encoding CRISPR-associated endoribonuclease Cas6, with amino-acid sequence MIGAVVYRLRAEDTARVPVFHGRWLHGLFFKIMEGYSAELSTYVHETLNVKPFTVSLLKWRQEKDEGGYRVVTRGESLSWRVTALREDVLQAALHVRTGEVLQAGNLPLRVEKVKADGTEDSGVVDEMELVGAALQAGRIAELRLRFLSPVAFRRDDKDYPTPDPVFIFSSLADKWQQAAMPVEMDRAWVREAAARALLAEWHGSSRRVYFGGDRGMLAFSGRFSYDVTALNEEEQHALLLLAQFANFSGVGRLTGQGFGETRAMYRLLR; translated from the coding sequence ATGATCGGTGCTGTTGTCTATCGGCTGCGGGCAGAAGATACTGCCCGTGTGCCAGTTTTTCACGGACGTTGGCTGCATGGGCTGTTCTTCAAGATTATGGAAGGATATTCGGCGGAGCTTTCCACCTATGTCCATGAGACGCTTAACGTAAAGCCGTTCACCGTGTCGCTCCTCAAGTGGCGGCAGGAAAAAGACGAGGGCGGCTATCGTGTGGTTACCAGGGGCGAGAGCCTGAGCTGGCGCGTCACGGCGCTTCGGGAGGACGTATTGCAGGCGGCGCTCCATGTTCGCACGGGCGAGGTTCTGCAAGCGGGGAATTTGCCGCTTCGCGTCGAGAAAGTCAAGGCGGACGGCACAGAGGATTCGGGCGTCGTCGATGAGATGGAGCTTGTCGGCGCGGCGCTCCAAGCAGGGCGCATCGCGGAACTTCGTCTGCGCTTCCTCTCGCCCGTCGCCTTTCGCCGCGACGATAAGGACTATCCGACGCCTGATCCCGTCTTCATCTTTTCGTCGCTTGCCGACAAGTGGCAGCAAGCCGCCATGCCCGTGGAGATGGATCGCGCCTGGGTTCGCGAGGCGGCGGCGAGGGCGCTTCTGGCAGAATGGCACGGCAGCTCGCGCCGCGTCTACTTCGGCGGCGACCGCGGCATGCTAGCGTTCTCGGGCAGGTTCAGCTACGATGTCACGGCTTTGAATGAAGAAGAGCAGCACGCACTCCTTCTCCTCGCCCAATTCGCCAACTTCTCCGGCGTTGGCAGACTCACGGGACAGGGATTTGGCGAGACGCGGGCGATGTATCGGCTCTTGAGATGA
- a CDS encoding TIGR03986 family CRISPR-associated RAMP protein encodes MAMRDEKATASYNFVPLPATVIRSPIDGGAKNDAERQENYKRYVKEHGRLSGYIELSCRTMTPVFIGTGDKEGAFFAPVGKPVLPGSTLRGMVKNIFKIVTCGAMRTMKSDVVGGQRQDFDVDNRRLYFRTVAAKKNSLTKLYDEELLERTDTDEDGERISITKAEAAFLVHDSQDGNHYMCRAEYRHKKVEDKGFLKHNAGKILWETYERTGELPCFTGAMFSKKRYTVHFNPDWNDRVLVTPEVIAQYKEDLLRSDVLDLFKLARKNEEARNFTGDDRYDFVVPCFYKNENGTVKHFGFGQFYRICYPYRLGEAGHIPEILQSKAVDYADALFGRTELWGSRLFFEDAVLKESKGFEGQHYSKTLGEPKPTSFQLYMKQEDGKNLNHWGTENAAIRGYKLYWHQKPGFRWQKDGDVKDNVDRKLRPLKAGNVFKGRIRFKNLSEVELGALLKVFSLAAKDRELCFKIGQGKGIGLGSVRIDAKLVLVDEVHGYEQLFAADGDWNKAEKETSMEAYLKAFDDVIAQLGKTERARYELSQQALLDLLDWKAVEQKDWAARTRQMTLGDRDSSDRDEVSDAEKKQFRNRWVLPTAHEVYDEGIGK; translated from the coding sequence ATGGCAATGCGAGATGAAAAAGCCACGGCATCGTACAACTTCGTGCCGCTGCCAGCGACGGTCATCCGTTCGCCCATCGACGGCGGTGCGAAGAATGATGCAGAACGGCAGGAAAACTACAAGAGATATGTGAAGGAACATGGCAGGCTCAGCGGCTATATTGAGCTGAGCTGCCGCACGATGACGCCTGTCTTCATCGGCACGGGCGACAAGGAAGGCGCGTTCTTCGCCCCCGTCGGCAAGCCCGTCCTGCCGGGCAGCACGCTTCGCGGCATGGTCAAGAACATCTTCAAGATCGTGACCTGCGGCGCGATGCGCACGATGAAATCCGATGTTGTGGGCGGTCAGCGACAAGATTTCGATGTCGACAATCGGAGACTCTACTTTCGCACTGTAGCTGCGAAAAAGAACAGTCTCACGAAACTCTATGATGAAGAATTGCTCGAAAGGACTGATACGGATGAAGATGGCGAGCGGATCAGCATAACGAAGGCGGAAGCAGCGTTTCTCGTCCATGACAGCCAGGATGGAAACCATTACATGTGCCGTGCCGAATATCGCCATAAGAAGGTCGAAGATAAAGGTTTTCTTAAGCACAATGCAGGAAAGATCCTTTGGGAAACGTACGAAAGGACGGGAGAACTTCCCTGCTTTACCGGCGCGATGTTTTCCAAGAAGCGCTATACCGTGCATTTCAATCCAGACTGGAATGACCGTGTGCTTGTCACGCCGGAGGTTATAGCGCAATACAAAGAAGATCTTTTGCGCAGCGATGTCTTGGATTTGTTCAAGCTGGCGCGCAAGAATGAGGAGGCAAGGAACTTTACGGGAGATGATCGCTATGATTTCGTTGTGCCTTGCTTTTACAAGAATGAAAATGGCACGGTGAAACATTTCGGGTTTGGGCAGTTCTATCGTATTTGCTACCCTTATCGGCTTGGTGAGGCAGGGCATATTCCCGAGATCCTTCAGTCGAAAGCCGTTGATTATGCGGATGCGCTTTTTGGTCGCACGGAGCTTTGGGGCAGCCGCTTGTTCTTCGAGGATGCTGTGCTCAAAGAAAGCAAGGGATTTGAAGGGCAGCATTACTCGAAAACCTTGGGCGAGCCGAAACCCACGTCGTTCCAGCTCTACATGAAGCAAGAAGATGGAAAGAATCTCAATCACTGGGGCACGGAAAATGCCGCGATTCGCGGCTACAAGCTGTATTGGCATCAGAAGCCGGGTTTTCGCTGGCAAAAAGACGGCGACGTGAAGGACAATGTTGACCGCAAATTGCGTCCCTTGAAGGCGGGCAATGTGTTCAAGGGTAGAATACGCTTCAAGAACCTCAGCGAAGTGGAGCTTGGCGCATTGCTCAAGGTCTTTTCGCTCGCGGCAAAAGATCGCGAGCTTTGCTTCAAGATCGGACAGGGCAAGGGCATCGGGCTCGGCAGCGTGCGCATCGATGCGAAGCTCGTTCTCGTGGACGAGGTGCACGGCTATGAGCAGCTTTTTGCGGCGGACGGCGACTGGAACAAGGCGGAAAAAGAAACTTCGATGGAAGCATATCTGAAAGCCTTTGATGATGTCATCGCACAGCTCGGCAAAACGGAGCGGGCGCGCTATGAATTGTCACAGCAAGCTCTGCTCGATCTTCTCGATTGGAAGGCTGTAGAGCAGAAGGACTGGGCGGCGAGGACGCGGCAGATGACCTTGGGTGACAGGGATTCTTCTGATCGTGACGAAGTTTCCGACGCAGAGAAAAAGCAATTCCGCAATCGTTGGGTCTTGCCGACGGCGCATGAGGTATATGATGAAGGGATAGGCAAATGA
- the cas2 gene encoding CRISPR-associated endonuclease Cas2 yields MKFLIGYDIASNRVRSRVAKYLEGKAYRIQYSVFLFEGTEREAQEIRAALLTLTEKEEGRALFMAPMCEACCARIWKAGKMREEDEICIVA; encoded by the coding sequence ATGAAATTTCTCATTGGTTATGATATTGCCAGCAATCGCGTTCGCTCGCGTGTGGCGAAGTATCTGGAAGGCAAGGCGTACCGCATCCAATACAGTGTGTTTCTCTTTGAGGGGACGGAGCGCGAAGCGCAGGAGATTCGTGCGGCTTTGCTCACCTTGACGGAGAAGGAGGAAGGCCGTGCACTCTTCATGGCGCCGATGTGCGAGGCTTGCTGTGCGCGAATCTGGAAGGCGGGGAAGATGAGGGAGGAGGACGAGATTTGCATTGTGGCATAG
- a CDS encoding RAMP superfamily CRISPR-associated protein produces the protein MSEESIKSKVILKGTLVLDAPLLIGAGGSGAGNEIDTEVLKTKAGQPFIPGTSLAGALRDFMTAENALGMRLLFGTEAAYERQHNAAWQSSIRIDDVKLNNVEIVVRDGVSLDEITGTAIEHHKFDYEAVGSGATGKFFAEITQRGIHERYEDAMKEAVDLLAHRLAAGFSLGAHTAKGFGEIHVGELKVYRYDFKNPDHVRAWLGSEGKSEALVEPEVYERQKGFYAKDDCVLEAKFALKSSLLVRDYARAMEVKTAERMDDKGTSVQALMLRENDHWLIPGASIKGALRHRAAEILRKLDIDSTLLDRMMGPSLDRIKEKPAEKWKSHLLVSEARLENGVVTGLQTRVRIDRFTGGKIDTALFATAPIWQREKEGAALSMRLVLHEPKEEERAWQIGLLLLLLKELSLGRLALGGEKGIGRGVLEGRGAVLHYHGEEIAWDATPGALTDEERRKLQGFVEALLKKREAKAL, from the coding sequence ATGAGCGAAGAGAGTATCAAGAGCAAGGTCATCCTCAAAGGCACGCTCGTCCTCGATGCGCCGCTCCTCATCGGTGCGGGCGGCAGCGGTGCAGGCAATGAGATCGATACCGAGGTGCTGAAGACAAAAGCAGGACAGCCGTTCATCCCCGGCACATCGCTCGCCGGAGCGCTGCGAGACTTCATGACAGCGGAAAATGCGCTCGGCATGCGTCTGCTCTTCGGCACAGAAGCCGCGTATGAAAGACAGCATAATGCGGCTTGGCAAAGCTCCATCCGCATCGACGACGTCAAGCTGAACAACGTGGAAATCGTCGTGCGCGACGGCGTGAGCCTCGACGAGATCACGGGCACGGCAATCGAGCATCATAAGTTCGACTACGAGGCGGTGGGCAGCGGCGCGACGGGGAAGTTCTTCGCCGAGATCACGCAGCGCGGCATCCATGAGAGGTACGAGGACGCTATGAAGGAGGCGGTTGACCTCTTGGCGCATAGACTCGCTGCAGGGTTCTCCCTGGGTGCACATACGGCGAAGGGCTTTGGCGAAATACATGTGGGGGAGTTGAAGGTCTACCGCTACGATTTCAAAAATCCCGATCACGTCAGAGCTTGGCTTGGCTCAGAGGGAAAGAGCGAAGCTCTCGTCGAGCCGGAAGTATACGAACGACAGAAGGGCTTCTATGCCAAGGACGACTGCGTGCTCGAAGCGAAGTTCGCCTTGAAAAGCTCGCTTCTCGTGCGCGACTATGCGCGTGCTATGGAGGTGAAGACGGCAGAGCGCATGGATGATAAGGGGACGTCCGTGCAGGCGCTCATGCTGCGCGAGAACGATCATTGGCTGATTCCCGGCGCGAGCATCAAGGGGGCGCTGCGTCATCGCGCGGCGGAAATCCTGCGCAAACTCGATATCGACAGCACACTGCTCGACCGCATGATGGGGCCTTCGCTCGATCGCATCAAGGAGAAGCCTGCGGAGAAGTGGAAGAGCCATCTGCTTGTCTCGGAAGCACGCCTCGAAAATGGCGTTGTGACGGGACTGCAGACGCGCGTGCGTATCGACCGCTTCACGGGCGGCAAGATTGACACGGCCCTTTTCGCCACGGCTCCCATCTGGCAGAGGGAGAAAGAGGGAGCGGCGCTTTCCATGCGCCTTGTTCTGCATGAGCCGAAGGAAGAGGAGCGCGCCTGGCAGATCGGCCTTCTGCTCCTTTTGCTCAAGGAATTGTCACTCGGCAGACTGGCGCTCGGCGGCGAGAAGGGCATCGGCCGCGGTGTGCTTGAGGGAAGAGGCGCCGTCCTGCATTATCATGGTGAGGAAATTGCCTGGGATGCGACGCCCGGCGCCTTGACGGATGAAGAGAGACGGAAATTGCAGGGATTCGTCGAAGCCCTGCTGAAAAAGAGGGAGGCGAAAGCTCTATGA